ACCACGTCGGCACCGTCAGCCACCACCTGTTGCACTGTGGGTTCGTGCCCCATGCCCAGGCCGGAAAAATCATAAAACACACCGCTGCCCAGATCTTCAATGACCGGAAGCCGGTGCTGTCTGCCCAGACTGCACAGTTCTTCCAGCGGCACCTCTTTGTGGAATCCCGTGATGCGGTAATTGGAGGTATGCACCTTGAGCAGCGCCGCCGTGTTTTCGTTGATGGCCCCGGCATAGTCTTTGAGATGCGTGCGGTTGGTGGCGCCCACCTCGCGCAGTATGGCGCCGCTGCGGGTCATCACATCGGGAATGCGGAAACTGCCGCCTATTTCCACCAGCTGCCCGCGTGAGACGATGACCTCTCTGCCTTTGCACAGAGTGTCCAGCACCAGCAGTACGGCGGCGGCATTGTTGTTGACCACCAGACCGGCTTCTGCGCCTGTCACGCTTTTCAGTATTTCTTCCACATGGCTGTAGCGGCTGCCGCGTTCACCGGTGGCAAGGTCGAACTCAAGGTTGGAGTAGTGGGCGCATGCCTGACTGACGGCGCGTGTGGCTTCTGCCGCCAGCAGCGAACGGCCCAGATTGGTGTGCACCACCACGCCCGTGCCGTTGAGAACCCGCCGGAAACGCGGCCTGCTTTTGGCTGCGACATATGCGGTCAGGCGCGGCAGCAGCGCATCCAGCGAAAGCGCTTCGGGACTGGAGTGCACTCCGGCGCGGATTTCTTCGCGGCAGATATCCAGAAATGCGTTGATATGCTCGCGCAGCATGGCGCGCGGCATGCTGGCTGCGTCATTGCCGGTGGGTGGGGTATCTTTCCGGCTGCGGGAACCGGAAGCGGCTTCCTGCGGCCGGGCCGCCAGCGCGTGCAGCACGGCATCAACAGAGGGCAGAGAGCGGAAAAGCTGGTTCACAGGCGCTTCCTTGGCTGATTGGTGGCATGACGACGGTGGGCGATGCCTTGTGCTGCCGGAGTACGGCGCAGCATGGTCCGGGTTCAGCCGGTCGCCGCGTATGCACAGCAAGGGGCTTGCCGGCCGCAGACCGGCTAACCCGCCGGAACCTCATCCGTCTTACGGTCTCAGATATTCCGGATGGAGTGTAAAGAAGTCGGCCAGCAAATACAAGGAGCCGCAGATAAGCACAGGATTTTCCGCAGCGTATGCGGCGGCCTTGTCCAGCGCTTCACGCACGGATGCGCAGGGTATTGTTTCTGTCGGCCCGTCCGGGGCGCCGCCCAGCCGCACGGCCAGCTCCTGCGGGGTTGCGGCGCGTGAGTTCTGCGTCAGGGCGGGCAGCAGCACCGGCCCGTCGGTCAGGGCCGACAGCAGGTCCGGTATTCCTTCAAGGTTTTTATCTTTCATGGCGCCGAAAATGATTGCAGCAGGGCGGATATTTTCCGCCGCGAGGGCTGCCTGCAGCGCACGGAGCCCGTGCAGATTGTGGCCGCCGTCCAGAATGAGCGCCGGGTGGTCCGGGGCAGGTGCGATGTGCTGCATGCGGCCCGCTATCCACGCATCGGCTATGCCCAGCGTTACCACATCGGACCAGGGGATGAGAGTGGGACGCGGAAGGGCTTTTTCATCCATGACGGTCTGCAGGGCCGCCACGGCCAGCGCCGCGTTGTGCAGCTGGTGGACACCGTTCAGCACCGGGCGGGCCTCTTCCGGCAGTGAATCGGGGCCGGCAGCCACTGTAAATGGGGATCCGGCGGTATTGCTGGCATTTTTCAGTATTTCAAGCACGGCATCAGTCTGGCGGGCCGACACGACAGGCACATTGCTGCGGATGGCACCGGCTTTGTCCGCGGCTATTTTTTCAACGGTGTCGCCGAGAATCTGCTGATGATCCAGCGCCACGGGGGTGAATACCACGGTATCGGCCGCTATGGCTGTGGTGGCATCGTACGTGCCCCCCAGACCGGCTTCAAAAACAGCCAGATCAACTTCGTAGTCTGCAAAGGCCAGTGCAGCCAGCACGGTCAGAAATTCAAAATACGTCAGCACTTCACCGCCGGCGGCCATAATATCGTTGGCCAGTACCAGCCAGTCTTCTTCGGGCAGCATCTCGCCGTCCACCAGCACGCGTTCGCGCGGGGTGATAAAATGAGGAGAGATGAACAGGCCCGTGCTGAATCCGGCTCCGGTGGCAATGGAAGCCATGAAGGTGGCTGTGGAACCTTTACCGTTGGTGCCCACAACCTGCACCACAGGGTATTCCGGACGGGTAAGCTCCAGCTCTTCCAGCACGCGTTTGATGCGCGCCAGATCAAGCTCCATGTGAAACAGCCCCAGATTGTCCAGATGCGCCAGCACGTCGGCGTAGCTGGTAAAAGGCCCCTGAGGCATGGTGGTATCAAAATCCGCAGCGTTGTCGTTCATGTCTTGTCACTCCGTGGCGTGATGCGGGCGCATGCCCTGTGCAAAGCACCCGTATGGGATGCGGCCGCGTCCGTCAATATAAATACGTCATAAACACGCTGCGGACTCTTGACCGGCGGCCCTGCTTCGGATAAGAACATCATCCTCGCGCGCCTGTAGCTCAGTCGGATAGAGCAACTGCCTTCTAAGCAGTCGGCCAGGGGTTCGAATCCTCTCAGGCGCGCCAGTTATGAAAGTAAGGGCTTATCATGGAAACATGGTAAGCCCTTTTTTCGTCGGAAAAATGGGTGCTTGGTGCAACTCTCACCAAGAGACCGCCATCATGACGGCCTGTGGGGCAACGTTCGGCAGAACATGGCACCAGCCTTGGCAGACAAAACTTCCGGCATCAACGCCATCGTCTATCAGATATACGGAACCGCCGGCTAACTCCGGCGGCGCAGGTACGAGTATGTACAGGCGCGCTGTTCAACACTGACGAAATGGACGTAAGCCACGGCTCGCAGTTTCTGCAGGATTTGGAAAACAATATTGTGGCGCAGTTCACAGGTGCCGAGACGTCTGTATCTCCAGCATCCTCAGGTAGTTAAGGCATGAAAAAAAGCCCCCGCATTGCAAGAATGGGGGGCATGGACCGGAGGCGTTGCAGACTGCAAGCCTCCAGTCCTTAGTCCAAGGCTGCCACTATGAAGACACGTAAGTGTGTGCCGCCCGATGAGCCTTTAGCCTAGCTATTACAGTTCATGCTCAGTACGAGCGATCAGCTCATCCTGAATGTTTGCGGGCAGGTCAGTCCAGTAGGCGCTGTAGCCGGCAACACGAACCATGAGGTCTTTGTACTTTTCAGGCTCTTTCTTTGCTGCAATCAGATCGTCGCGGTTAAGCACGTTGAACTGAATGTGCTTGCCTTTGTAGTCGCTGAAGTAGGTCTTGATAAGGGAGGCCAGGTTTGCAGTCCCTTTCTCGCCCCTGATGTTGCTGGGAGAGAAGCGCATGTTGAAGAGCACGCCGTACAGGTCATGCTGGTCAATGCTGCCTGCGGACTTGATAACCGCAGAGGGACCGTTCACGTCGGTACCCTGTACAGGGGAAACAGCGCCGTCGGAGAAGGAAGTTCCGGCTTTACGGCCGCAGGGCAGCGCGCCGGTCTTGGCGCCCGTTCCACCGTGGAAACCGATGGAGTGCGGGGAAACCTCATACCTGCCGCCGTCCGTTGCAGGCTGTGCGTGCCAGATTTCCTTGATCCAGTTGTACACGTCGGTCAGCAGCTGATCCACTTCGGGGATGTCGTTACCGAACTTGGGCATAGCCATGCACTTGGCACGCAGTTCTTCGTGGCCTTCCCAGTTGGCGCGCATTGCATCCAGCATTTCCTGCGGGGTGCAGATCGGGTTTTCGCCAAACACGCCGTGCTTAAGCACGTACAGTTCGTTGGCTACGTCCTGCACGGCTACGGGCACTATGTACATGCAGCTGTCAGCATGTTCTGCACCGCCGAGGCTGCAGACCTTGCCACGGCCGATGCAGTCATCGGTGAAGGCAGACATCATGATATCGGGGAAGGTGTCGCCGTGCTGGAGCTTTGCTGCACGTCCGCTCTTGGTGCTGACATTTGCCCAGTATTCAATCATGGCCTTGTAAGCTGCAACAAACTCTTCATAGGAGGTCATCTGGGTAAAGTCGCCGGTTTTCGGCCCCAGCTGCGAGTTGGAGATGAAATCCCAACCGTTGTACATGGTAAGCTCAAGGATTCGGCCATAGCTGGTAACCAGAGGCCAGATGGAGCTGGTTTTGCCGGGAACCGTGTGCAGGGTACAACCGCCCAGAGCGTAGTTGCGTGCTTCCTCCATCGTGTAACCACGGGCAAGCAGGTACTGGATGCTGGGTTCGTCGTTGAAGAAGGCAGGGAAGCCCATGCCCAGCTTAACGGTTTCCAGTGCACGCTTCATGAACTTGGGATCGATCTGGGTGTGCCAACGCACGGATATCGTCGGGTGAGTCGTTCTTACACGCTCTGCGGCTTCCAGGAATGCGAAGGACAGTTCGTTGGTGGCGTCTCTGCCGGTCTTGGGGTCTACGCCGCAGATAACGCAGTTATGGAAGTGGGATTCGCTGCTCAGGTTCGGAGTCATAACGTCGGGCCAGAACTGGCGCTTACCCATAATCTTGACTCGGAAGCATTCGAACAGCTGGACAACATATTCGTCGTCGATTTTGCCGCTGGCAATGTCAGACTTGTACTGGGGGTACATGATCTGATCGATACGGCCATAGCCCATGCCGAAGGTACGGGTATCGTAAAAGACCATGAGCAGACCGAATACGAGAGACTGGAGGGCTTCCTGGAAGGTTTCTGCCGGATGTTCCGGAACGCGGTTGCATACGCGGGCCATCTCTTCCAGTTCTGCCTTGCGAACCGGATCGGTTTCCTTGGCTGCCAGTTCGGTGGCAAGGTCACGATATCTGTGAGCGTAATCGATACCACCCAGCAGCATTTCCTTGAGTCCAAGCCAGAACTCATGGCGACGATAGTCTTCGTAGGTAATCATTACGAACTTTTCGAGCTGCTCGTCGATATCTGCGATCAAGCCGCGGACGCCTCTTTTCACCAGACGGTCAAGGTCGGGGCAGTTCCATGCTTTTTCAGCAAACATTTCAGAAACAGTGTTCACGATCCAGGAACCGGCTTCACCGATCTTGTGTTCCAAAGCGGCTTCTTCGTCACCGAGGAAGGCAATCCACTTTTCCTTTCCGCCTGTTTCTCTGAAATATTCACCGATGGATCTGCCGATTTCCATCTGCTCTTCATCTTCCCACCTGAAGAAGCCCTTTCTGCCTTCCACACCATAGTTGTCGATGTAGTCTACAATCCAGGTTGCAGCCAGATCGGGGAAGAATTCGGGGCCCATCGGCTTGGCGCTGAAGTCACCGCAAAGCAGCTGATGGTCATCAATACGGATGGGCATTTCCTGAAGGATTTTGCGAATGGCCTTGCCGCGTCTGCGGAAGAAATGCAAGCTTTCCGTTTCCTTGTAGCTTTCCATAAGAAGCTGCGCGCGCGACATAGACATAGACTGGGAGTAACGCAGAGGGTTCAAAACATCCCACATCACGTTACCACGAGAGCGATCCTCATACTTGTTGTATTGGACTTTTTCAACGTTCTTCATGTCTTTAACTCCTTCTACCTTTGTTGTTACAGCTGGCTGCAAACATGCATGTTTCCATTATAAAAAGGCTACTGTACTGCACTGGATATACAGAACCGCAAAACCAACTTTCATTTCACAACACCACCGGCGGTTCCTTTCTGCCGATCAGGCGGCGTTGGCAGGAACCAATTCAGGCTGTCGGCCTAGAACGACATGACAAGCTCTTCCAGTTCATCAAGATACTTGTCTGACTGCCGCGCATGCCTTTGCGGCTCACTGAACCCCAGGCGCAAATACTTGTCTTCTCCAAGATTATTGTATGCAAGAAGCTCAAGGTGCTCAGATGGAGACAATCCAAGTTCGTTTTTAATAAAACTTGCAGTTGCCTCTATGTTCTCTTTGTCGTCGTTAAAACCGGGAATAAGAGGAGTTCTGAAGAGCATCTGCTTTTTAGCTTCAACAAGCTTTCTGGCATTCTCGAGAATGAGCCTGTTGGATACTCCGGTTCCCTCTTTATGCTTTTCGTCATCCATGCACTTGAGGTCGTAGTAGACGTAGTCTGCGTCCTCGGTAATTTGCTGCACCCGCTCCCAGGGGTAGGCACCGGTTATCTCTACGCAGGTATTGATCCCTTCTTCCTGGGCTTTCTTCAAAAGAGCTGCGGTAAATTCCGGCTGAACCGCACAGTCTCCGCCAGAGATTGTCAGACCACCACCAGAGTTCAGATACAGATTGTAGTCGCTGGAAACCTGCTTCATAACCTCTTCAACGGTCATGGGTTTGCCTTCAACTTTACGCGTCATGGACAGACAGACAGCCGGTGAAGTGCATGCGCCGCAAGCGGTACAACGTTCCCAGTCAATCACTAATTTGCCGTCAACGATGCTGTTGGCTTTGTTAGGACATGCATCGATGCATCTGCCGCACGAAGTGCACTCATCTGCCCGAAACATAAGAACAGGGTGCAGGCTCTGGGACTCCGGGTTCTGACACCACTTACAACGTAGCGGACATCCTTTCAGGAACACCGTCGTCCGTATTCCGGGGCCGTCATGAGTAGAATAGCGTTGGATGTTGAATACTTGTCCAATCAGATTGTTTTCTTGAGCCACTTGTAACCACCTTGTAGCTTTGTACCGCCGACCGGCTGCGCAGTATTTACCGAAGCCGGACGTACAGATACGGAAGTTCTCTAATTGGCTGCGGCTTCAGCCTCGGGCGTATCATCCATAGAGGAAACCTTGCCCTCTGCTGTCATGGGCAGGCTGGCTGCAAGCAAAGCTGACACTACGAAGGACGCAAGGGCGAACATAATCGAATATGTGTAGCTTCCGGTGCTGTCCTTGAGGTAGCCGCCGATCAGCGGGCCGATGAAGGGGCCTACGCCCATAACGATCAGCGTTGCCAGACCCCATATCTTGCCGAGGGTGGCCCGACCGTAAATGGCGCCTGCGTAGCCAACAACGCCACCGGGAACAACAGCCCAGTAGATTGCGAAGATGACGCACGAGATAGCACCGAGGAAGAACGTTGTTTGCGTTTGCAGCAGAAGCATGGCGCAGGCGACAATGCCGGTGATAGGGCCAAAAATGAGCATTTTCTTACGGCCCTGCGCCTCACAGGAAGACCTGGCTACCGCCTTGTCTGCAACGATACCCATGAGAGGCATGGAGAAGATGCCTACGATGCCGATGATAATGTAAAGGTTGGTGGCTTCGCCCAGCTGCAGGCCAAGATCAGCTGTCCAGTAGCTGATAACCTGAGTCCATACGAGGAACTCTGCCAGCATACTGGTCAGGAACATGAAGATCGCACCCCAGATGGGATAGGTGGAGAAAGCTTCCCTGATAGCCCAGACCTTTTCAGGCTTACCGCTTTTCTGCGGCATTTCGCCAAAGGCCTGCATGTTGTAATCTTCGGGATTTCCCTTTGCCAGCAAACCTGCGACCACCAGGCAGGCCAGAGTCAGAACACCCAGCACCTGCATTGCGGCACGCCAGGCGTCACCTTCAGCTCCGGCAAGAGCCTGCTTTACAAAAAGACTCATAATAACCTGAGACATGGGCGCACCCATAAAGGCTATGCCGAACATTTTTGCGTAGTTTTTGCCCACATACCACTTGCGGATAGAGATGGTAGATGAAACCCACAGCATGCCTGTGGCGACCCCGGCAAGGATGCCGTAGGAGGCGTAGTAGGCATAAAGGCTCTGGGTCAGGCTGGTAACATAGAAGCCGGAAGCGCCGAGGATGGCTCCGATAAAGTAGACAGGCTTGGTTCCCCACTTATCGAGGATCATGCCACAGAAGAAGGCGGCAATGGCATAAAACATCATCATGAAGGAATAGCCCAGAGTAACCTCGGCCTGAGACCATCCCATATCAGCGCTCATAGGAACTTTGAGAATTGAGAAGGTAGCCCGATAGCCAAACAGACAGAACATGGCCAGCCAAGAGGCTGCAACCACTGACCAACCATAACAATTTTTGCTTTTGCCCACGTCTTTCTCCTTGTAAATGCATGGCACGACGCCATTCCGCGTTTGTGTGATTCTTGCATTTACATATTGTATGCCAATCACATGAAATCTTATAAAAAGAGGAGTAAAAACGGATTGTTACGCTAATTAACTTTCAAAAGACACTTTGTGTGCTGTAAGATAAAGTGTAACAACGCGTGACAGGTAGACGAAGAAAAGAGCTGCCAAAGCAAGTGTGCAGAATGGTTTGAGGAGCGATTCAAAAAGGCTGTTTGCTGCTTGAATCAACGGTTTCTATCAATTGGCAGGGTGGTCCAAGCCTGGCGGGCGTAAGGCTCTGAAGCACCCTGTCACGCTTGTGACAGCTGTCACAAAAGGGAGCAGTTTTTAAACTCAGCTGGCGAGTCACACCTTTCAGACAGGAGGAATACCGCGATGCTTGAAGATATTTATGGTCACGATCTCAAGCAACTAGTGAATTTTCAGCGCAAAATTATAGACCTATGCGCGGACGCTCTGATGGTAGTCAACAAGGAGGGGCGGCTTATTTACATTAATGAAAGCTTTAAAGAGCTTCATGGCTTAGGCGAAGAAGTGCTGGGAGAGCCGGTAAGCAACATAATTGATAATACCCGGTTAAATATCGTCGCCCAGACAGGTATCGCAGAGCATGATTGTCTTCAGGAAATTGAGAACCACTCGTTTATAGTCTCGCGCATACCGTTTTACGAGGATGGAAACTGCATCGGTGCAGTCGGGATGATCCGTTTCCGGCATGTGGATGAAATTCAAAAGCTCACAGAGAATATTAAAGAGCTTAAAAACGAAATTGAAAGGTTACGCAAAAGCAAAAAAGCAAGCGATGAAGCCGAATACACTTTCAGCCACATTCCGGGAATCGCCCCCGCAGCCAGAGAGGCAAAAAACAAAGCCATGCTGGCCGCCCCGCGGAACGTGACGGTTTTGTTACGCGGAGAATCCGGTGTGGGTAAGGAAGTATATTCCCAGAGCATTCACAATTT
Above is a window of Oleidesulfovibrio alaskensis DSM 16109 DNA encoding:
- the selA gene encoding L-seryl-tRNA(Sec) selenium transferase, giving the protein MNQLFRSLPSVDAVLHALAARPQEAASGSRSRKDTPPTGNDAASMPRAMLREHINAFLDICREEIRAGVHSSPEALSLDALLPRLTAYVAAKSRPRFRRVLNGTGVVVHTNLGRSLLAAEATRAVSQACAHYSNLEFDLATGERGSRYSHVEEILKSVTGAEAGLVVNNNAAAVLLVLDTLCKGREVIVSRGQLVEIGGSFRIPDVMTRSGAILREVGATNRTHLKDYAGAINENTAALLKVHTSNYRITGFHKEVPLEELCSLGRQHRLPVIEDLGSGVFYDFSGLGMGHEPTVQQVVADGADVVTFSGDKVLGGPQAGIIVGRREIIERIKKNPMNRALRIDKMTLAALEATLRLYTDMDRARREIPTLAMILATPDELARRARRLAARLRRTLEDRATVTLRKGASRVGGGSFPERDLPTTLACVHPASVSATELKNRLLDTDPPLAGMLLEDAFCLDPRTLTDEEFKLAAGALAQALNV
- a CDS encoding bifunctional folylpolyglutamate synthase/dihydrofolate synthase; the encoded protein is MNDNAADFDTTMPQGPFTSYADVLAHLDNLGLFHMELDLARIKRVLEELELTRPEYPVVQVVGTNGKGSTATFMASIATGAGFSTGLFISPHFITPRERVLVDGEMLPEEDWLVLANDIMAAGGEVLTYFEFLTVLAALAFADYEVDLAVFEAGLGGTYDATTAIAADTVVFTPVALDHQQILGDTVEKIAADKAGAIRSNVPVVSARQTDAVLEILKNASNTAGSPFTVAAGPDSLPEEARPVLNGVHQLHNAALAVAALQTVMDEKALPRPTLIPWSDVVTLGIADAWIAGRMQHIAPAPDHPALILDGGHNLHGLRALQAALAAENIRPAAIIFGAMKDKNLEGIPDLLSALTDGPVLLPALTQNSRAATPQELAVRLGGAPDGPTETIPCASVREALDKAAAYAAENPVLICGSLYLLADFFTLHPEYLRP
- a CDS encoding pyruvate formate lyase family protein; this encodes MKNVEKVQYNKYEDRSRGNVMWDVLNPLRYSQSMSMSRAQLLMESYKETESLHFFRRRGKAIRKILQEMPIRIDDHQLLCGDFSAKPMGPEFFPDLAATWIVDYIDNYGVEGRKGFFRWEDEEQMEIGRSIGEYFRETGGKEKWIAFLGDEEAALEHKIGEAGSWIVNTVSEMFAEKAWNCPDLDRLVKRGVRGLIADIDEQLEKFVMITYEDYRRHEFWLGLKEMLLGGIDYAHRYRDLATELAAKETDPVRKAELEEMARVCNRVPEHPAETFQEALQSLVFGLLMVFYDTRTFGMGYGRIDQIMYPQYKSDIASGKIDDEYVVQLFECFRVKIMGKRQFWPDVMTPNLSSESHFHNCVICGVDPKTGRDATNELSFAFLEAAERVRTTHPTISVRWHTQIDPKFMKRALETVKLGMGFPAFFNDEPSIQYLLARGYTMEEARNYALGGCTLHTVPGKTSSIWPLVTSYGRILELTMYNGWDFISNSQLGPKTGDFTQMTSYEEFVAAYKAMIEYWANVSTKSGRAAKLQHGDTFPDIMMSAFTDDCIGRGKVCSLGGAEHADSCMYIVPVAVQDVANELYVLKHGVFGENPICTPQEMLDAMRANWEGHEELRAKCMAMPKFGNDIPEVDQLLTDVYNWIKEIWHAQPATDGGRYEVSPHSIGFHGGTGAKTGALPCGRKAGTSFSDGAVSPVQGTDVNGPSAVIKSAGSIDQHDLYGVLFNMRFSPSNIRGEKGTANLASLIKTYFSDYKGKHIQFNVLNRDDLIAAKKEPEKYKDLMVRVAGYSAYWTDLPANIQDELIARTEHEL
- a CDS encoding glycyl-radical enzyme activating protein, which encodes MAQENNLIGQVFNIQRYSTHDGPGIRTTVFLKGCPLRCKWCQNPESQSLHPVLMFRADECTSCGRCIDACPNKANSIVDGKLVIDWERCTACGACTSPAVCLSMTRKVEGKPMTVEEVMKQVSSDYNLYLNSGGGLTISGGDCAVQPEFTAALLKKAQEEGINTCVEITGAYPWERVQQITEDADYVYYDLKCMDDEKHKEGTGVSNRLILENARKLVEAKKQMLFRTPLIPGFNDDKENIEATASFIKNELGLSPSEHLELLAYNNLGEDKYLRLGFSEPQRHARQSDKYLDELEELVMSF
- a CDS encoding MFS transporter, whose translation is MGKSKNCYGWSVVAASWLAMFCLFGYRATFSILKVPMSADMGWSQAEVTLGYSFMMMFYAIAAFFCGMILDKWGTKPVYFIGAILGASGFYVTSLTQSLYAYYASYGILAGVATGMLWVSSTISIRKWYVGKNYAKMFGIAFMGAPMSQVIMSLFVKQALAGAEGDAWRAAMQVLGVLTLACLVVAGLLAKGNPEDYNMQAFGEMPQKSGKPEKVWAIREAFSTYPIWGAIFMFLTSMLAEFLVWTQVISYWTADLGLQLGEATNLYIIIGIVGIFSMPLMGIVADKAVARSSCEAQGRKKMLIFGPITGIVACAMLLLQTQTTFFLGAISCVIFAIYWAVVPGGVVGYAGAIYGRATLGKIWGLATLIVMGVGPFIGPLIGGYLKDSTGSYTYSIMFALASFVVSALLAASLPMTAEGKVSSMDDTPEAEAAAN